The stretch of DNA TGGGGGAGTCAGGAGCCAGGCTTCGGTGGTTTCTTCGTTACCGAGCCTCAGCTTGTGAACACCCGGTATGCCGGTGCTGGTGTCGAAGGCCGGTGACAGGGGTCGGGGGAACAGGACGTTTCGCTGAGCCGACCAGACGAGGGCGATGGCCGCGATCAGGACGACGGTGGCGAGGAGGGCGAGAATAATGAGCACGCGGGTCATGGGGGTAGGTTACTTGACGTCTCGTCCTCACCCCTCCCCATCCCCCCCAAACTGCTCCAACCAATACTCCAACTCCTCCTCACTCTCCGGCTTCTCCTGCTCCGGCGCCACCTTCGCCAACCGTGGTCGAAACTTGTCGCTCTTCACAACCTTCGCCCCGATATGCCGGCACCGATCCCCAAGGGAACGATCACTCGTAACCACCGTCCACCCCGCCACCTCATCCTGCTTACGCAAATGAGCAAGGATCCAATCGTCCGCACTCTCCCCAGCCGCAGGGAAGTGCACACAGCGACCGAACGATTCACGATTCCTGGGGCTGCCGTCGAAGACGATGAAGATCCGACGCTTGCTGACGGCACCAAACCGACGCAGCTCGCCCGCAATCGAGCGACGCCCCCGATCGTCGCGCTTCCGTCCGGGCCAGGTTCCAAGTAGGTTGTCGCCGTCAAAGACCCAGGGCATCACACACCCCTAAAACTAACCCAGATTCGAGAGACCCAGTTGGGCGTCGGCGTCGTGGGGATCCCAGTTGAGGGCTTCCTTGAACTGCGTGCGAGCCTCGTCGTTACGATTCATTCGTGCGTACAGCTCACCGAGCGCGGTGTAGTTGGTGGCGACGGCAGGGTCGAGCTCGATGGCCTGCTGCAGCAACGTCTCGGCCTCTGCGCGACGACGGGGGTTGCCGCCCAACAGCCGCCCCAGCTCTCGAGGATAGGTCGCGTTCCTCGGGTCCAGCTTGCAGGCGTTCTCTAGAAACACCACTGCGTCGGTGCGACGGTTCTTTTCGATCATGATCTTGGCGCGGGCGTAGTTCTGACGGGCCAGGGAGTCCGGCTCCTGTTCGGCGGCGCGTTTCTTGTCTTCCGCTATGCTCGAACGATCCTTGTCGTACTGTCTTCGCGACTCTTCGTCGATCAGGGTGTTGTAGGCCTCGGTGACCTTGGCGAAGTAATCTTCGATGTCGGTCATCATGTCGTCGAGTTCGCCACGCAAGATATCCGGATGCAGACGACGGGCCAGATAGTAGTAGGCCTCGCGGACCTCCATGTCGTTGACCGTTTCGCTGACACCCAACACGGAATAATGATCCGCATCCTTGGCCGCATGGATCCGGGACTCCAGCTCCTCACGACCGGCCTTGGCGACGCCCTTGGACGCCTTGGAGGAGTCCTCGACGACCCGCTCAAGCACGCCCAGCATCAACAGCGCGAGGATCTGACGGAAGGCCGTCTCCGCATTGATGTCCGAACCCTCGACCCACTTCGTCACATTCAACGGTTCGTTGAACGCGGTCACCCATTCCATGACGGCGCCCGGGACGTCTTCGTTCTGCAACCGTTGCATCCCGGCGTTGGTCAGCCGCGCGACGGTCATCGGCGGACCGATGGCAATCCTCACGCGGTCCAGGCTGTTGGGATGATTGTTCATCCCGTGCAGCACCGCCGGAAAGGCAGACAGGTCCGTCGTCGCCTCCAGGTCCAGGTTGGGACTGCCGGCTTCGAAGATGCCGGTGGTATCTCTCTCGTCGAGACTCTTGTGAAGAAGCTCCAGGAAATGCTCGCGGATGGCGGCGACGAACTCGTCGTCGGTCATCAGCTCGCTGCCTTCCAGCTGCTTGGAGGGCATCACGCCGGCCTTCTTGGCCTCCACACGAAGATGGGCCCGATCGGAAGACCGCAGCTTGCCGGCGTTGACCAGCACCTCGTCGAACTGTTCCTCGATGAGATTGGACTTCGCGAAGATGATCCTTCCTTTACGGAGACAGAACAGGCGGCGGAGCTTTCCCGAGGACGCGGTCAGGATCCCTGTGGCCCGTGCGCCGATCTGCTCCGCCAGCTGTTGCGGGAAAGGCAGTACGTTCGGCTCGATCACTGCCTCTTCGGGTGCGCTGCTCATCGCTTGTCCGCCGTATCCCGTGCCAGGTCGCGGGACCAGCGCCGGGACAGTGCAGGGAACGGCTCGCCGTACAGACGCTGTAACCCGTCGTCGGGGTCGATCCCTTCGCCCAGCAGATCGAGAAGCGAGATCAGCTTGTGAAAGCCACCCAGATCCGCCAGGAACGTGACCATCGACAGGGCATGGCCGTAGCTGAACTGCTTCGACGGCCAGAGCGCGGGATCCTGCAGCGTCGCCAGCTGCTCCACGACACGCTCTCGACGGTGGGAGTCCATCCGCACACCGCTGCTCCACTGGGCCAGCCCCTCGTGAAGCCACTTCGGACAGTTGCCCCGTGTCTTCGAGTGGACGACGGCGTGGGTCAGTTCATGGCTGAGAACCCGTTGCGCGCGATCGGTTAAATGCGTCAGCCCGCCAAGCGGCACACGGATCTTGCCGTCATACAGGCCGCCGACCCAGT from Acidobacteriota bacterium encodes:
- a CDS encoding NYN domain-containing protein — translated: MPWVFDGDNLLGTWPGRKRDDRGRRSIAGELRRFGAVSKRRIFIVFDGSPRNRESFGRCVHFPAAGESADDWILAHLRKQDEVAGWTVVTSDRSLGDRCRHIGAKVVKSDKFRPRLAKVAPEQEKPESEEELEYWLEQFGGDGEG
- a CDS encoding DnaJ domain-containing protein, which encodes MSSAPEEAVIEPNVLPFPQQLAEQIGARATGILTASSGKLRRLFCLRKGRIIFAKSNLIEEQFDEVLVNAGKLRSSDRAHLRVEAKKAGVMPSKQLEGSELMTDDEFVAAIREHFLELLHKSLDERDTTGIFEAGSPNLDLEATTDLSAFPAVLHGMNNHPNSLDRVRIAIGPPMTVARLTNAGMQRLQNEDVPGAVMEWVTAFNEPLNVTKWVEGSDINAETAFRQILALLMLGVLERVVEDSSKASKGVAKAGREELESRIHAAKDADHYSVLGVSETVNDMEVREAYYYLARRLHPDILRGELDDMMTDIEDYFAKVTEAYNTLIDEESRRQYDKDRSSIAEDKKRAAEQEPDSLARQNYARAKIMIEKNRRTDAVVFLENACKLDPRNATYPRELGRLLGGNPRRRAEAETLLQQAIELDPAVATNYTALGELYARMNRNDEARTQFKEALNWDPHDADAQLGLSNLG